From Nicotiana tabacum cultivar K326 chromosome 20, ASM71507v2, whole genome shotgun sequence, one genomic window encodes:
- the LOC107789048 gene encoding uncharacterized protein LOC107789048, whose product MREPQLIYSRKLIHTWKGYDVDLLSFIDMFNIIDLFAVEDNELSVDDQNIVHHTESYLVVDEAASDCSSNSSNSNSEDDTNDSDCNSKDASGYDSDRLEAIAKERKRVVADRLVEYKDIDKSMIFKDIPEARKFMNLYALANDYDLTLVKSDTIRVRYVCEDDERPYVCLISKDKRNIGVKVKTLKAKHEYNHAFDNHRVDATIIAHYFKKKLQESPKYKIKEMKTDLKITFNINASFQSAREPKE is encoded by the exons ATGAGGGAGCCACAACTTATATATTCTAGAAAGCTTATTCACACTTGGAAAGGTTATGATGTTGATCTCTTATCTTTTATAGATATG TTTAATATTATTGACTTGTTTGCTGTAGAGGATAATGAATTATCTGTTGATGATCAAAATATAGTGCATCACACCGAGTCATACTTGGTAGTAGATGAAGCAGCTAGTGATTGCAGTTCAAATAGTAGTAATTCTAATAGTGAAGATGACACAAATGATAGTGACTGTAATAGTAAAGATGCTTCAGGTTATGATTCTGATAGGTTGGAGGCAatagcaaaagaaagaaagagggtAGTTGCTGATAGGTTGGTTGAGTACAAGGACATAGACAAGTCCATGATATTCAAAGATATACCTGAAGCTAGGAAATTCATGAACTTGTATGCCCTTGCCAATGATTATGATTTAACACTAGTTAAAAGTGACACAATAAGGGTCAGATATGTATGTGAGGATGATGAACGCCCTTATGTCTGCCTAATTTCTAAAGATAAGAGGAATATAGGTGTTAAGGTCAAGACACTAAAAGCTAAACATGAGTATAATCATGCATTTGATAACCATAGGGTTGATGCTACTATTATTGCACACTATTTCAAGAAGAAGTTGCAGGAATCCCCAAAATATAAGATTAAAGAGATGAAAACAGATCTAAAAATAACTTTTAACATCAATGCTTCATTTCAAAGTGCAAGAGAGCCAAAAGAATGA